In Candidatus Eisenbacteria bacterium, one genomic interval encodes:
- a CDS encoding acylphosphatase, giving the protein MPCLHVIVHGRVQGVGFRYFARHEARQRRLTGWVRNRPDGTVEAAARGSAPDLEHWIAALRSGPPAARVDRIERDEREIAGADDEFAIVD; this is encoded by the coding sequence ATGCCGTGTCTCCACGTGATCGTCCATGGTCGCGTCCAGGGCGTCGGGTTTCGCTACTTCGCGCGGCATGAGGCGCGACAGCGGCGCCTCACGGGCTGGGTCCGCAACCGCCCGGATGGCACGGTCGAGGCGGCGGCGCGCGGCAGCGCGCCGGACCTCGAGCACTGGATCGCGGCGCTTCGCAGTGGGCCGCCAGCCGCGCGAGTCGACCGGATCGAGCGCGACGAGAGGGAGATCGCCGGAGCCGACGACGAGTTTGCAATCGTCGACTGA
- a CDS encoding RNA polymerase sigma factor RpoD/SigA — protein MERVRFLTRLAETLTAARAGGGLAISEYESLLLDPDFDERDFAAFREQAATLGIALPEAEIAVSGSSDLRAAPGEADRDLLDLYLNEIGRIPLLPHEELLEVSRRARGGDELARKRVILSNLRLVVHLARGYRGRGLPMLDLIEEGNLGLIHAADRFEPERGLHFSTYAVIWIRQSILRAIAEQSRAVRIPVQMFQQASRYVRVERLLRHRLGREPIAEELARELGISVGRTERLAALLAGFRSFDDGSAAAAFDRLTLEDLGDPPASVERLIELQLEHEKIDRLLRSLSQREEQVLRIRFGFLDGDAHTLQQTGEHFGISRERVRQIEARALDKLRKAIEYAELHHGAGTLHH, from the coding sequence ATGGAACGCGTTCGATTCCTGACCCGACTCGCGGAGACGCTGACCGCCGCCCGTGCGGGCGGCGGTCTCGCGATCTCGGAATACGAGTCCCTGCTTCTCGACCCGGACTTCGACGAACGCGATTTCGCCGCCTTCCGCGAACAAGCCGCAACGCTCGGGATCGCGCTACCCGAAGCGGAGATCGCGGTGTCGGGTTCGAGCGACCTGCGCGCTGCCCCGGGAGAGGCCGACCGGGATCTGCTCGACCTCTACCTGAACGAGATCGGGCGGATTCCGTTGCTGCCGCACGAAGAGCTGTTGGAAGTGTCGAGAAGGGCTCGCGGTGGCGACGAGCTGGCGCGCAAGCGAGTCATCCTCTCGAATCTCCGCCTGGTGGTGCACCTGGCGCGAGGCTATCGCGGCCGCGGACTGCCGATGCTCGACCTGATCGAAGAGGGCAACCTCGGGCTCATCCATGCCGCCGACCGCTTCGAACCCGAACGCGGGCTACACTTCAGCACCTATGCCGTGATCTGGATCCGGCAATCCATCCTGCGAGCGATTGCGGAACAGTCTCGAGCGGTTCGGATTCCGGTTCAGATGTTTCAGCAGGCCAGCCGTTACGTGCGTGTCGAACGACTATTGAGACACCGACTCGGCCGCGAACCGATCGCGGAAGAATTGGCGCGTGAGCTGGGCATCTCCGTCGGTCGTACCGAGCGTCTGGCAGCGCTGCTGGCAGGCTTTCGTTCGTTCGACGATGGCTCTGCGGCCGCAGCCTTCGATCGCCTGACGCTCGAAGACCTGGGCGATCCCCCGGCGTCGGTCGAACGATTGATCGAACTACAGCTCGAGCACGAGAAGATCGATCGTCTGCTGCGATCGTTGAGTCAGCGGGAGGAGCAGGTTCTGCGCATCCGATTCGGATTCCTCGACGGCGATGCACACACGCTCCAGCAGACCGGCGAGCATTTCGGCATCTCGCGCGAGCGCGTGAGACAGATCGAGGCGCGCGCGCTCGACAAGCTCCGCAAAGCAATCGAGTACGCCGAGTTGCATCACGGCGCGGGCACTCTTCACCACTAG
- a CDS encoding adenine phosphoribosyltransferase: MDTEVELRSYVRDVPNFPRPGILFKDITPLLASPRAFANCIRRLAGRVERPAAVVAIESRGFLFGAGLSLHWGVPLVLARKFGKLPGPTVRQVYSLEYGEDTLELHQDSLESGQAVVIVDDLLATGGTAAATAELARQLGATVSACLFVIELSGLGGRERLAEYPVEALLAYEVSE; encoded by the coding sequence ATGGACACCGAAGTCGAGCTGCGGTCGTACGTCCGCGACGTCCCGAATTTCCCAAGGCCCGGCATCCTCTTCAAGGACATCACTCCGCTGCTCGCCAGCCCGCGCGCTTTCGCGAACTGCATTCGTCGGCTCGCCGGCCGAGTCGAGCGGCCCGCGGCGGTTGTCGCGATCGAGTCCCGCGGGTTTCTCTTCGGCGCGGGGCTGTCGTTGCACTGGGGCGTGCCGCTGGTCCTGGCGCGAAAGTTCGGCAAGCTTCCGGGTCCCACCGTGCGGCAGGTCTATTCGCTCGAGTACGGGGAGGACACGTTGGAACTCCATCAGGACTCGCTGGAATCCGGTCAGGCGGTGGTGATCGTCGATGATCTCCTCGCGACCGGTGGCACTGCGGCGGCGACCGCCGAACTGGCTCGGCAACTCGGAGCCACCGTGTCGGCGTGTCTGTTCGTGATCGAGCTCAGCGGGCTCGGTGGACGCGAGCGACTTGCGGAGTATCCCGTCGAGGCACTTCTCGCCTACGAAGTCAGCGAGTAG
- a CDS encoding EamA family transporter, whose protein sequence is MDTSSTRPIEASSVAAFVGCTLIWGSTFLFIRIGHDSLPPMWAAALRLSIAAAILFAILAVRRERLPGGAARTAAVGFGLLQFGVNFPLLYWGELAVPSGLTAVIFATIPVSGALLAAAFGVERLSPLRLIGGLVSLAGIAVVFSSELRGAGILPMLAVFGATIAAVLGSLVLKSGPRQSPIAANAVGALVGAVVCIALSVSCGESRTLPGTTTAWLSVLYLAIAGSVGAFVLWAWLVNRWEVSRVSFMAVLTPLIALSLGALVRHERLGPLTLLGAAIVLAGVLLGLGLVKGPRGATTR, encoded by the coding sequence ATGGACACTTCATCGACTCGTCCGATCGAAGCATCGAGCGTCGCCGCCTTCGTGGGCTGCACGCTGATCTGGGGCAGCACTTTTCTCTTCATTCGCATCGGGCACGATTCGCTGCCCCCGATGTGGGCGGCAGCCCTGCGACTGTCGATTGCCGCGGCCATTCTGTTCGCAATTCTCGCGGTACGGCGCGAGCGCCTGCCGGGAGGCGCGGCTCGCACGGCCGCGGTCGGATTTGGACTGCTTCAGTTCGGGGTCAACTTTCCGTTGCTCTACTGGGGGGAACTGGCGGTCCCGAGCGGGCTGACCGCCGTGATCTTCGCGACCATTCCGGTCAGCGGAGCGCTGCTCGCAGCCGCGTTTGGAGTCGAACGCCTCTCCCCGCTACGACTCATCGGCGGACTGGTCTCGCTCGCGGGAATCGCCGTGGTGTTCTCGAGTGAGCTGCGCGGAGCCGGCATCCTCCCGATGCTCGCGGTGTTCGGGGCGACGATCGCCGCCGTTCTCGGCAGCCTGGTGCTCAAGAGCGGACCTCGCCAATCGCCGATCGCGGCCAATGCCGTCGGCGCGCTGGTCGGGGCGGTGGTGTGCATTGCACTCAGCGTCTCATGCGGCGAATCCCGGACGCTGCCGGGCACGACCACGGCGTGGCTCTCCGTGCTCTATCTGGCGATCGCCGGATCAGTCGGAGCGTTCGTTCTGTGGGCGTGGCTCGTGAATCGCTGGGAGGTCTCCCGCGTCAGCTTCATGGCAGTACTCACCCCACTCATCGCGCTCTCACTGGGTGCGCTCGTGAGGCATGAACGACTCGGGCCCCTCACACTGCTCGGAGCTGCCATCGTGCTGGCGGGCGTACTCCTCGGGCTCGGCCTCGTGAAGGGTCCGAGAGGCGCGACTACTCGCTGA
- a CDS encoding protein-L-isoaspartate(D-aspartate) O-methyltransferase, whose amino-acid sequence MMRDGGPDFEVARRRMVDEQLVARGIRDRRVLDAMSEVPRHPFIDPSLWPRAYGDHALPTASGQTISQPFIIARMLELAAIEAGNRVLEVGTGSGYQTALLSRLAERVLSIERVANLVRAAQSRLDRLGVRNVALRQGDGSLGWQEFAPYARVLVAAAAPRVPDALFTQLDERGVLVIPVGSAEVQTLEVWRRTGEGRLVRAVHGECRFVPLIGHDAWKRAPDTRNGLTT is encoded by the coding sequence ATGATGCGCGACGGCGGGCCCGACTTCGAGGTCGCCCGCCGGCGCATGGTCGACGAACAGCTCGTGGCTCGCGGTATTCGCGACCGTCGGGTGCTCGACGCCATGTCCGAGGTTCCGCGCCATCCGTTCATCGACCCGAGTTTGTGGCCTCGAGCGTACGGTGACCACGCGTTGCCGACGGCTTCGGGTCAGACCATTTCGCAGCCGTTCATCATCGCGCGAATGTTGGAACTGGCGGCGATCGAAGCGGGCAATCGAGTCCTCGAGGTCGGGACGGGCAGCGGGTACCAGACTGCATTGCTGTCTCGACTCGCGGAGCGCGTGCTCAGCATCGAGCGGGTCGCGAACCTGGTGCGCGCAGCGCAGTCCCGGCTGGATCGCCTGGGAGTGCGCAACGTCGCGCTTCGACAGGGGGACGGCTCGCTCGGTTGGCAGGAGTTCGCACCCTATGCTAGGGTCCTTGTCGCCGCGGCGGCACCTCGAGTCCCGGATGCGCTTTTCACGCAGCTGGACGAGCGGGGTGTTCTCGTGATCCCGGTGGGGAGCGCCGAAGTTCAGACGCTGGAGGTCTGGCGCCGCACCGGAGAGGGGCGCTTGGTACGCGCCGTTCACGGCGAGTGTCGGTTCGTGCCACTGATCGGACATGACGCCTGGAAACGGGCGCCGGACACGCGCAACGGCCTCACTACTTGA
- the plsY gene encoding glycerol-3-phosphate 1-O-acyltransferase PlsY: protein MRLALILLVGYLCGALPWGLWLGRWFKGVDIRRVGSGNPGATNVYRTLGPAVGVATLILDVLKGSIPVWFAPSLLLSQPDPMILELGRIAAGVGAVLGHVFTFLAGFKGGKGVATTVGVLLALSPPAFAIFVTVFVATVAITRYVSLGSTFGALAFAVALWRFSPRGVQSPAFVLGLVLAALIVWRHRDNYARLARGEERKFSLTGGKRA, encoded by the coding sequence CTGCGACTCGCACTGATCCTGCTCGTCGGCTACCTGTGCGGCGCCCTTCCGTGGGGCCTGTGGCTCGGTCGCTGGTTCAAGGGGGTCGACATCCGCCGCGTGGGCTCCGGCAACCCTGGAGCAACCAATGTGTATCGCACGCTCGGACCTGCGGTCGGCGTTGCGACGCTGATTCTCGATGTCCTCAAGGGCTCGATTCCGGTGTGGTTCGCTCCGAGCCTCCTGCTGTCGCAGCCCGATCCCATGATCCTCGAGCTCGGTCGCATTGCGGCCGGTGTCGGTGCGGTGCTCGGACACGTCTTTACGTTCCTCGCGGGATTCAAGGGTGGAAAGGGGGTTGCGACCACTGTCGGGGTGTTGCTCGCCCTGTCGCCTCCGGCGTTCGCAATCTTCGTGACCGTATTCGTGGCCACCGTGGCGATCACCCGCTACGTTTCGCTGGGTTCGACATTCGGTGCTCTGGCTTTCGCAGTCGCGCTGTGGCGGTTCTCGCCGCGTGGCGTGCAGAGCCCCGCCTTCGTACTCGGACTCGTACTCGCGGCGCTGATCGTGTGGCGGCATCGGGATAATTACGCGCGCCTGGCCCGAGGCGAGGAGCGCAAGTTTTCGCTCACGGGAGGGAAGCGAGCATGA
- the surE gene encoding 5'/3'-nucleotidase SurE, protein MRILITNDDGIHAPALEALHREFAPLGEVVVVVPDRDQSATSHSLTLHRPLRIREVRPGWFSVDGTPTDCVLIAYHGLLEHPPEMVVSGINHGPNMGEDVFYSGTVSAAIEGAMQGSLAIAASLVTREPSDFVAPARFVRRVTQEAIARGFGGKRVLNVNIPFRPWDEVKGVKLTRLGTRVYSDTLIRKEDPRGRPYYWIGGLDPVWQPVEGTDFHAVHEGYVSVTPLAMDLTDVAALAGMDSWQLTP, encoded by the coding sequence GTGAGGATCCTGATCACGAACGACGACGGCATTCACGCTCCGGCACTCGAGGCCTTGCATCGCGAGTTCGCGCCGCTCGGAGAGGTCGTGGTGGTGGTGCCGGACCGCGATCAGAGCGCCACCTCTCATTCACTCACGCTGCATCGTCCACTGCGCATTCGTGAGGTACGGCCGGGTTGGTTCAGCGTCGATGGAACCCCGACCGACTGCGTGCTGATCGCGTATCACGGGTTGCTCGAGCATCCGCCCGAGATGGTCGTGTCGGGGATCAACCACGGCCCGAACATGGGCGAGGATGTCTTCTATTCGGGCACCGTGTCGGCGGCGATCGAGGGAGCAATGCAGGGATCGCTTGCGATTGCCGCTTCGCTGGTAACGCGCGAGCCCTCGGATTTCGTCGCGCCCGCGCGATTCGTTCGACGCGTGACGCAGGAGGCGATCGCGCGGGGATTCGGCGGCAAGCGAGTGCTCAACGTGAACATTCCATTTCGACCGTGGGACGAAGTGAAGGGCGTCAAACTGACGCGGCTGGGCACCCGCGTTTACAGCGATACGCTGATTCGAAAGGAGGATCCGCGTGGTCGGCCGTACTACTGGATCGGCGGGCTCGATCCGGTGTGGCAACCGGTCGAGGGCACCGACTTTCACGCGGTCCACGAGGGCTACGTTTCGGTGACGCCTCTGGCCATGGATCTCACCGACGTGGCTGCGCTGGCGGGTATGGACTCATGGCAGCTGACGCCATGA
- a CDS encoding glycosyltransferase family 2 protein — MAPRNLRVTALIPAFDAAAHLGGVLMGLAALEVPIEILVVDDGSRDATAEVARQHRVPVLQFAANRGKGHALIAGFEALKHCDAVITLDADGQHPPECVPALIAAAESGADVVLGSRQFGAGMPPLRRFANHWSSAWSSAIAGARISDSQCGYRLYRREVLEAVPVTPGRYEIETEMAIRAAMLGFRVVEVTVPTVYGEEKSGIRLTRDVPRIIGTMARLTVERWLPPISMRSARRRVAAVPRGEAPRTPNAGAGL; from the coding sequence ATGGCTCCGCGAAACTTGCGCGTCACCGCGCTGATTCCTGCATTCGACGCGGCGGCCCATCTCGGCGGTGTCCTCATGGGTCTCGCGGCGCTGGAAGTGCCGATCGAGATCCTGGTGGTGGACGATGGTTCGCGCGATGCCACCGCGGAGGTGGCGCGCCAACACCGCGTCCCGGTGCTCCAATTCGCCGCCAATCGAGGCAAGGGTCACGCGCTCATCGCGGGCTTCGAGGCGCTCAAGCACTGCGACGCGGTGATCACGCTGGATGCGGACGGTCAGCATCCTCCCGAGTGTGTGCCGGCGCTGATCGCCGCCGCAGAATCGGGAGCAGACGTGGTGCTGGGGAGTCGGCAGTTCGGTGCCGGGATGCCGCCCCTGCGGCGCTTCGCCAACCACTGGAGCTCGGCCTGGTCGAGCGCGATCGCAGGAGCGCGCATCTCGGACAGCCAGTGCGGCTATCGATTGTATCGACGCGAAGTGCTCGAAGCCGTGCCGGTGACTCCGGGACGCTACGAAATCGAAACCGAGATGGCGATCCGCGCGGCGATGCTGGGATTTCGCGTCGTGGAGGTCACGGTGCCGACGGTGTATGGCGAGGAGAAGAGCGGCATTCGACTCACGCGTGACGTACCGCGCATCATCGGCACCATGGCGCGATTGACGGTCGAGCGCTGGCTGCCGCCGATCTCGATGCGTTCCGCGCGCCGCCGTGTCGCGGCGGTTCCGCGAGGCGAAGCGCCTCGCACGCCGAACGCCGGGGCCGGGTTGTGA
- a CDS encoding MerR family transcriptional regulator has protein sequence MTPIRTEEPEGKLYRPISEVADLVGVKPHVLRYWETQFSMLRPRKNRAGNRMYRPDEIKLLMRIKDLLYARRYTIAGARRTLLDERKLDEPQVELGFGAADRKLVLHEVKTELARLAERLRAAARDAREVTRA, from the coding sequence ATGACGCCGATTCGCACCGAGGAACCCGAAGGGAAACTCTATCGTCCGATCAGCGAAGTCGCCGACCTGGTCGGCGTGAAGCCGCACGTGCTGCGCTACTGGGAGACTCAGTTCAGCATGCTTCGGCCGCGCAAGAATCGCGCGGGCAATCGCATGTACCGCCCGGACGAGATCAAACTGCTGATGCGCATCAAGGATCTGCTGTACGCGCGGCGGTACACGATCGCGGGTGCGCGGCGCACCTTGCTCGACGAGCGCAAACTCGACGAGCCGCAGGTCGAGCTCGGCTTCGGGGCGGCCGACCGCAAACTGGTGCTGCACGAAGTGAAGACCGAGTTGGCGCGACTGGCGGAGCGGCTGCGTGCCGCGGCGCGGGACGCGCGCGAGGTCACTCGCGCGTGA
- the glnS gene encoding glutamine--tRNA ligase: MSDKTLATPMDAPAEREDFIREIVKGDLASGRVRGVVTRFPPEPNGYLHVGHAKAICLNFGVARQFGGVCNLRMDDTNPAKEDFEYEAAILADVRWLIAGWADGCLGLKAAGSTPTHSRTDGRDDYQLVAAPAGAATDAPLESFRASDYFAALHALAVRLIENGHAFVCDHSAEEVDQMRGAPGAPGQPSLYRNRSIEECLDLFRRMVSGEFADGSRTLRARIDMESPNVWLRDPVLYRIRHLAHHHTGDRWCVYPLYDFAHGLSDYIEGITHSICTLEFVPHRPLYDWLLESLDLPRPVPHQYEFARLNLTHTLMSKRKLLRLVNEGHVRGWDDPRMPTIAGMRRRGYPASALRDFAERIGIARRENRVELALLEHCVREELNRRALRRMAVLRPLRVVVENYPEGLVEHFPIGNNPEDPAAGMRDVAFSRELWIEHDDFREIPPPKYFRLSPGAEVRLRGAYFVRCTSVIKDPGSGEVIEIRVAFDPESRGGNAADGRKVKATIHWVSAEHAVDAEVRLYDTLFTRENPEDLADGEDFVADLNPASLEVLAHCKLEAALAVASPGECVQFERVGYFVPDLAEWSHERPIFNRTVTLKDAWARIEKKAGAGN, from the coding sequence ATGTCGGATAAGACACTCGCTACGCCAATGGACGCTCCTGCCGAGCGCGAGGACTTCATTCGCGAAATCGTGAAGGGCGATCTCGCGTCGGGGCGGGTTCGCGGCGTGGTCACGCGCTTCCCTCCCGAACCGAATGGTTACCTTCACGTCGGACATGCCAAGGCGATCTGTCTGAACTTTGGAGTCGCCCGTCAGTTCGGCGGCGTCTGCAACCTGCGAATGGACGATACAAATCCCGCCAAGGAAGACTTCGAGTACGAGGCAGCGATCCTCGCGGACGTGCGGTGGTTGATCGCAGGCTGGGCCGATGGATGCCTCGGTCTCAAAGCAGCGGGGTCGACCCCTACCCACTCACGCACGGACGGACGGGATGACTATCAACTCGTCGCGGCGCCCGCCGGCGCGGCGACTGACGCACCGCTGGAATCGTTTCGCGCCTCCGACTACTTCGCCGCGCTGCATGCCCTGGCAGTTCGCCTGATCGAGAACGGGCACGCCTTCGTCTGTGATCACTCCGCCGAAGAGGTCGATCAAATGCGTGGGGCGCCGGGCGCCCCGGGGCAGCCGAGCCTCTACCGCAATCGTTCGATCGAGGAGTGTCTCGATCTCTTTCGTCGCATGGTCTCTGGCGAGTTCGCCGACGGGTCCCGGACGCTCCGAGCGCGTATCGACATGGAGTCACCGAACGTCTGGTTGCGCGATCCGGTGCTGTATCGGATTCGTCACCTCGCGCACCACCACACCGGCGACCGCTGGTGTGTCTATCCGTTGTACGACTTCGCGCACGGACTCTCGGACTACATCGAGGGCATCACACACAGCATCTGCACGCTGGAATTCGTACCTCATCGTCCGTTGTACGACTGGCTGCTGGAATCACTCGATCTGCCACGACCGGTCCCGCACCAGTACGAGTTCGCCCGCCTCAACCTCACCCACACGCTCATGAGCAAGCGCAAGCTACTGCGCCTCGTGAACGAAGGTCACGTCCGCGGATGGGATGACCCCCGCATGCCGACCATCGCCGGCATGCGGCGGCGTGGATACCCGGCTTCAGCCCTGCGCGACTTTGCCGAACGCATCGGCATTGCCCGGCGAGAGAATCGCGTCGAACTCGCGCTTCTCGAACACTGCGTTCGCGAGGAGCTGAATCGCCGCGCCCTGCGTCGGATGGCGGTCTTGAGGCCGCTCAGGGTGGTGGTCGAGAACTACCCCGAAGGCCTGGTCGAACACTTCCCGATCGGCAACAACCCGGAAGACCCCGCGGCGGGTATGCGCGACGTGGCATTCTCTCGCGAGTTGTGGATCGAGCACGACGACTTCCGCGAGATTCCGCCACCCAAGTACTTTCGGCTGAGCCCGGGGGCTGAAGTGCGATTGCGCGGCGCGTATTTCGTGCGGTGTACGTCGGTCATCAAGGATCCCGGTTCCGGCGAGGTGATCGAGATCCGTGTCGCTTTCGACCCGGAGTCTCGAGGCGGCAACGCGGCGGACGGGCGCAAGGTGAAGGCCACGATTCATTGGGTCTCGGCCGAACATGCGGTCGATGCAGAAGTGCGCCTCTACGACACGCTCTTCACGCGCGAGAATCCCGAGGATCTCGCCGACGGGGAAGACTTCGTGGCAGATCTCAATCCGGCCTCGCTCGAAGTGCTGGCCCACTGCAAGCTTGAGGCCGCCCTCGCGGTCGCCTCGCCAGGGGAGTGTGTTCAGTTCGAGCGTGTCGGCTATTTCGTCCCCGACCTTGCGGAATGGAGTCACGAGCGGCCGATTTTCAACCGCACGGTCACGCTGAAGGACGCGTGGGCGCGGATCGAAAAGAAGGCGGGAGCGGGAAACTGA
- a CDS encoding NAD(P)-dependent glycerol-3-phosphate dehydrogenase: MSVERVAVLGAGSWGTTLGLVLAGGGHDVQLWDHDRAHLDAIDGARENRKFLPGIILPGGVKVQPELGRALEGAGFAVYAVPSHALRSVGTQVARSSRGVLPVCATKGLELETLKRATEILSATLDDDAPVLLVGPSHAEEVSRGIPTSVVAASRDEERARDVQRLFAGPRFRVYTNTDVVGCEYGAALKNVIAIAAGVCDGLGYGDNTKGALLTRGLAEITRLGLALGGRRETFYGLTGMGDLIATAMSRHSRNRHVGERLGRGESLEAVLGNMVMVAEGVNTARAARDVGRAQAVELPITEQVCAILFDGVAPARALEALMTRDLKSE, translated from the coding sequence ATGAGTGTCGAGCGAGTCGCGGTGTTGGGTGCGGGATCGTGGGGAACGACGCTCGGGCTGGTGCTCGCTGGAGGCGGGCACGACGTTCAGTTGTGGGATCACGATCGGGCCCACCTGGATGCGATCGACGGTGCGCGTGAGAACCGGAAGTTTTTGCCTGGCATCATCCTGCCGGGTGGGGTTAAGGTTCAGCCGGAACTCGGACGGGCGCTCGAGGGCGCTGGCTTCGCGGTGTACGCGGTTCCTTCGCACGCATTGCGCTCGGTCGGGACCCAGGTGGCTCGCAGTTCGCGAGGCGTGCTGCCAGTTTGTGCGACCAAGGGGCTGGAACTCGAAACGCTCAAGCGTGCGACGGAAATACTTTCCGCCACGCTCGACGACGATGCACCTGTCCTGCTGGTCGGACCGAGCCACGCGGAGGAAGTCAGCCGCGGAATTCCGACTTCGGTGGTGGCGGCGAGTCGTGACGAGGAGCGTGCTCGCGATGTTCAGCGACTCTTCGCGGGGCCGCGATTCCGTGTCTACACGAATACCGATGTGGTGGGTTGTGAGTATGGCGCAGCACTCAAGAACGTCATCGCGATTGCGGCCGGCGTGTGCGACGGCCTCGGGTATGGCGACAACACGAAGGGCGCGCTGTTGACGCGCGGACTTGCCGAGATCACGCGTCTGGGACTGGCGCTCGGCGGGAGACGCGAAACGTTTTATGGATTGACCGGAATGGGCGATCTCATCGCAACCGCCATGAGCCGGCACAGTCGCAATCGGCACGTGGGCGAGCGGTTGGGGCGCGGAGAATCGCTCGAGGCGGTGCTTGGCAACATGGTGATGGTGGCCGAGGGCGTCAACACTGCGCGTGCGGCGCGAGACGTCGGGCGCGCTCAGGCAGTCGAGCTGCCGATCACCGAACAAGTGTGCGCGATCCTCTTCGATGGCGTCGCGCCGGCGCGGGCACTCGAAGCGCTGATGACGCGCGATCTCAAGAGCGAATAG